One Cucurbita pepo subsp. pepo cultivar mu-cu-16 chromosome LG09, ASM280686v2, whole genome shotgun sequence DNA window includes the following coding sequences:
- the LOC111802757 gene encoding truncated transcription factor CAULIFLOWER A-like isoform X3 produces MGRGRVQLKRIENKINRQVTFSKRRSGLLKKAHEISVLCDAEVALIVFSTKGKLFEYSTDSCMEKILERYERYSYAERRLIANDNQSNGNWSLEHAKLKARVEVLQKNHRHFMGEDLDSLALKELQNIEQQLDSALKQIRARKNQLMHESISELHKKDKALQEQNNMLAKKIKEKEKAQAQNPPSEQQQQQEYSHGVSPLLLPQPFPSLAMTTTLLPVPIPQLERQRRGCQLR; encoded by the exons ATGGGACGAGGGCGAGTGCAGTTGAAGAGGATTGAGAACAAGATCAATCGCCAAGTTACTTTCTCTAAAAGAAGGTCCGGTTTGCTGAAGAAAGCCCATGAGATTTCAGTTCTTTGTGATGCCGAAGTTGCTCTTATTGTCTTCTCCACCAAGGGCAAGCTCTTTGAATACTCCACTGATTCATG CATGGAGAAAATCCTGGAGCGCTATGAAAGGTACTCCTATGCAGAAAGGAGACTTATTGCAAATGATAACCAATCCAAT GGAAATTGGAGTCTTGAACATGCAAAGCTCAAAGCCAGAGTAGAGGTTCTACAGAAAAACCACAG GCATTTCATGGGGGAAGATCTTGACTCCTTGGCTCTAAAAGAGCTTCAAAATATTGAACAACAACTTGATTCTGCACTCAAACAAATAAGAGCTAGGAAG AACCAACTCATGCATGAATCCATTTCAGAGCTTCACAAAAAG GACAAGGCCCTACAGGAGCAAAACAACATGTTAGCCAAGAAG ataaaagagaaggaaaaagcaCAAGCTCAAAATCCACCATCcgagcagcagcagcaacaggaGTATAGCCATGGCGTTTCCCCGCTTCTCCTACCTCAGCCATTCCCATCTCTTGCCATGACCACGACGTTG TTGCCAGTACCCATCCCACAGCTCGAGAGACAAAGACGTGGCTGCCAACTACGATAG
- the LOC111802757 gene encoding truncated transcription factor CAULIFLOWER A-like isoform X2 — protein sequence MGRGRVQLKRIENKINRQVTFSKRRSGLLKKAHEISVLCDAEVALIVFSTKGKLFEYSTDSCMEKILERYERYSYAERRLIANDNQSNGNWSLEHAKLKARVEVLQKNHRHFMGEDLDSLALKELQNIEQQLDSALKQIRARKNQLMHESISELHKKDKALQEQNNMLAKKIKEKEKAQAQNPPSEQQQQQEYSHGVSPLLLPQPFPSLAMTCQYPSHSSRDKDVAANYDRSAALLPPWMLGHHLGD from the exons ATGGGACGAGGGCGAGTGCAGTTGAAGAGGATTGAGAACAAGATCAATCGCCAAGTTACTTTCTCTAAAAGAAGGTCCGGTTTGCTGAAGAAAGCCCATGAGATTTCAGTTCTTTGTGATGCCGAAGTTGCTCTTATTGTCTTCTCCACCAAGGGCAAGCTCTTTGAATACTCCACTGATTCATG CATGGAGAAAATCCTGGAGCGCTATGAAAGGTACTCCTATGCAGAAAGGAGACTTATTGCAAATGATAACCAATCCAAT GGAAATTGGAGTCTTGAACATGCAAAGCTCAAAGCCAGAGTAGAGGTTCTACAGAAAAACCACAG GCATTTCATGGGGGAAGATCTTGACTCCTTGGCTCTAAAAGAGCTTCAAAATATTGAACAACAACTTGATTCTGCACTCAAACAAATAAGAGCTAGGAAG AACCAACTCATGCATGAATCCATTTCAGAGCTTCACAAAAAG GACAAGGCCCTACAGGAGCAAAACAACATGTTAGCCAAGAAG ataaaagagaaggaaaaagcaCAAGCTCAAAATCCACCATCcgagcagcagcagcaacaggaGTATAGCCATGGCGTTTCCCCGCTTCTCCTACCTCAGCCATTCCCATCTCTTGCCATGAC TTGCCAGTACCCATCCCACAGCTCGAGAGACAAAGACGTGGCTGCCAACTACGATAGATCGGCAGCCCTCCTGCCGCCGTGGATGCTCGGGCACCACCTTGGTGACTAA
- the LOC111802757 gene encoding truncated transcription factor CAULIFLOWER A-like isoform X1: MGRGRVQLKRIENKINRQVTFSKRRSGLLKKAHEISVLCDAEVALIVFSTKGKLFEYSTDSCMEKILERYERYSYAERRLIANDNQSNGNWSLEHAKLKARVEVLQKNHRHFMGEDLDSLALKELQNIEQQLDSALKQIRARKNQLMHESISELHKKDKALQEQNNMLAKKIKEKEKAQAQNPPSEQQQQQEYSHGVSPLLLPQPFPSLAMTTTCQYPSHSSRDKDVAANYDRSAALLPPWMLGHHLGD; the protein is encoded by the exons ATGGGACGAGGGCGAGTGCAGTTGAAGAGGATTGAGAACAAGATCAATCGCCAAGTTACTTTCTCTAAAAGAAGGTCCGGTTTGCTGAAGAAAGCCCATGAGATTTCAGTTCTTTGTGATGCCGAAGTTGCTCTTATTGTCTTCTCCACCAAGGGCAAGCTCTTTGAATACTCCACTGATTCATG CATGGAGAAAATCCTGGAGCGCTATGAAAGGTACTCCTATGCAGAAAGGAGACTTATTGCAAATGATAACCAATCCAAT GGAAATTGGAGTCTTGAACATGCAAAGCTCAAAGCCAGAGTAGAGGTTCTACAGAAAAACCACAG GCATTTCATGGGGGAAGATCTTGACTCCTTGGCTCTAAAAGAGCTTCAAAATATTGAACAACAACTTGATTCTGCACTCAAACAAATAAGAGCTAGGAAG AACCAACTCATGCATGAATCCATTTCAGAGCTTCACAAAAAG GACAAGGCCCTACAGGAGCAAAACAACATGTTAGCCAAGAAG ataaaagagaaggaaaaagcaCAAGCTCAAAATCCACCATCcgagcagcagcagcaacaggaGTATAGCCATGGCGTTTCCCCGCTTCTCCTACCTCAGCCATTCCCATCTCTTGCCATGACCACGAC TTGCCAGTACCCATCCCACAGCTCGAGAGACAAAGACGTGGCTGCCAACTACGATAGATCGGCAGCCCTCCTGCCGCCGTGGATGCTCGGGCACCACCTTGGTGACTAA
- the LOC111801876 gene encoding ADP,ATP carrier protein ER-ANT1-like isoform X2, with translation MAEMDDMIPLKLDFVWCYSTEEASKEQCRQQEKERVMATISEKFSADFAMGGVAAIVAKTAAAPIERVKLLLQNQGELLKRGHLKNPYLGIHDCFRRVLKEEGILSLWRGNQANVIRYFPTQAFNFAFKGYFKTKLGRSKEKDGYMKWFAGNVASGSAAGASTSLFLYHLDYARTRLGTDAKDCGSKRVPQFKGLLDVYTKTLSTDGIVGLYRGFSVSIVGITLYRGMYFGIYDTLKPLVLVGNFEGNFVASFLLGWSITTCSGLCAYPFDTLRRRMMLTSGQTLKYRSGLHAFSEIIRLEGFPSLFRGVSANMLAGIAGAGVLAGYDQLHEVACRHGYSFGEPQIAPK, from the exons AT GGCGGAGATGGATGACATGATCCCTTTGAAACTCGACTTTGTGTGGTGCTATTCGACAGAGGAAGCTTCAAAAGAACAATGCAGGCAG CAAGAGAAGGAGAGAGTAATGGCGACAATATCCGAGAAATTTTCGGCTGATTTTGCGATGGGTGGGGTTGCCGCGATTGTGGCCAAAACTGCAGCCGCACCCATTGAAAGGGTCAAGCTTTTGTTGCAGAATCAGGGGGAGTTGTTAAAGAGAGGTCATCTCAAGAACCCATATCTGGGCATTCATGATTGTTTCAGAAGAGTTTTGAAAGAAGAAGGGATATTGTCGCTTTGGAGGGGAAATCAGGCCAACGTTATTCGATATTTCCCAACTCAG GCTTTCAACTTTGCGTTCAAAGGTTACTTCAAAACCAAACTTGGGCGCTCAAAAGAGAAGGATGGATACATGAAGTGGTTTGCCGGAAATGTTGCTTCAGGAAGTGCTGCAGGAGCATCTACATCTTTGTTTCTGTATCATTTGGATTATGCACGTACTCGACTAGGCACAGATGCAAAGGACTGTGGCAGTAAGAGGGTGCCCCAGTTTAAAGGGCTGCTCGATGTCTACACGAAAACCTTGTCTACTGATGGGATTGTTGGTCTATACCGAGGATTTAGCGTTTCGATTGTGGGGATTACGCTGTACAGAGGCATGTATTTTGGGATTTACGACACCTTGAAGCCTCTGGTTTTGGTTGGAAATTTTGAG GGTAACTTCGTTGCTAGTTTCTTATTGGGGTGGAGCATCACCACCTGTTCTGGGTTATGTGCATATCCTTTCGACACACTGCGACGAAGAATGATGCTTACCTCTGGACAAACCTTGAAGTACCGTAGCGGTCTTCATGCGTTCTCAGAGATCATTCGCCTCGAGggttttccttctctttttcgAGGAGTCAGTGCCAATATGCTTGCTGGTATTGCAGGGGCTGGTGTTCTTGCTGGTTATGATCAACTGCACGAAGTTGCGTGTAGACACGGTTACTCCTTTGGGGAACCTCAAATAGCCCCAAAATGA
- the LOC111801876 gene encoding ADP,ATP carrier protein ER-ANT1-like isoform X1, which yields MRFTSPPWGGRTDEKESFVFKKINPQPPSSSIQFEVALSQYLFLINPVCPLHNRQEKERVMATISEKFSADFAMGGVAAIVAKTAAAPIERVKLLLQNQGELLKRGHLKNPYLGIHDCFRRVLKEEGILSLWRGNQANVIRYFPTQAFNFAFKGYFKTKLGRSKEKDGYMKWFAGNVASGSAAGASTSLFLYHLDYARTRLGTDAKDCGSKRVPQFKGLLDVYTKTLSTDGIVGLYRGFSVSIVGITLYRGMYFGIYDTLKPLVLVGNFEGNFVASFLLGWSITTCSGLCAYPFDTLRRRMMLTSGQTLKYRSGLHAFSEIIRLEGFPSLFRGVSANMLAGIAGAGVLAGYDQLHEVACRHGYSFGEPQIAPK from the exons ATGAGATTTACATCGCCCCCGTGGGGAGGAAGAACGGACGAAAAGGAATCGtttgttttcaaaaaaattaatccgCAGCCTCCATCTTCTTCTATTCAGTTTGAAGTCGCCCTCTCTCAATATTTGTTTCTCATCAACCCCGTTTGTCCACTTCACAATCGT CAAGAGAAGGAGAGAGTAATGGCGACAATATCCGAGAAATTTTCGGCTGATTTTGCGATGGGTGGGGTTGCCGCGATTGTGGCCAAAACTGCAGCCGCACCCATTGAAAGGGTCAAGCTTTTGTTGCAGAATCAGGGGGAGTTGTTAAAGAGAGGTCATCTCAAGAACCCATATCTGGGCATTCATGATTGTTTCAGAAGAGTTTTGAAAGAAGAAGGGATATTGTCGCTTTGGAGGGGAAATCAGGCCAACGTTATTCGATATTTCCCAACTCAG GCTTTCAACTTTGCGTTCAAAGGTTACTTCAAAACCAAACTTGGGCGCTCAAAAGAGAAGGATGGATACATGAAGTGGTTTGCCGGAAATGTTGCTTCAGGAAGTGCTGCAGGAGCATCTACATCTTTGTTTCTGTATCATTTGGATTATGCACGTACTCGACTAGGCACAGATGCAAAGGACTGTGGCAGTAAGAGGGTGCCCCAGTTTAAAGGGCTGCTCGATGTCTACACGAAAACCTTGTCTACTGATGGGATTGTTGGTCTATACCGAGGATTTAGCGTTTCGATTGTGGGGATTACGCTGTACAGAGGCATGTATTTTGGGATTTACGACACCTTGAAGCCTCTGGTTTTGGTTGGAAATTTTGAG GGTAACTTCGTTGCTAGTTTCTTATTGGGGTGGAGCATCACCACCTGTTCTGGGTTATGTGCATATCCTTTCGACACACTGCGACGAAGAATGATGCTTACCTCTGGACAAACCTTGAAGTACCGTAGCGGTCTTCATGCGTTCTCAGAGATCATTCGCCTCGAGggttttccttctctttttcgAGGAGTCAGTGCCAATATGCTTGCTGGTATTGCAGGGGCTGGTGTTCTTGCTGGTTATGATCAACTGCACGAAGTTGCGTGTAGACACGGTTACTCCTTTGGGGAACCTCAAATAGCCCCAAAATGA
- the LOC111801879 gene encoding protein BREAKING OF ASYMMETRY IN THE STOMATAL LINEAGE, translating into MDKESGMGKNRMGNHKEVINGDPIVAVPTESSDSNHSDVSNGSFAFPVLGLEWSGSPVQMPKSEGLQLRKHKARCVGFQCCKF; encoded by the exons ATGGATAAAGAATCAGGTATGGGTAAGAACAGAATGGGAAATCACAAAGAGGTGATCAATGGCGATCCGATCGTGGCAGTGCCGACTGAATCAAGCGACTCTAACCATTCAGATGTCAGCAATGGCTCCTTCGCCTTTCCTGT GCTAGGATTGGAGTGGAGTGGAAGTCCTGTGCAAATGCCAAAATCAGAAGGCTTGCAGCTTAGAAAGCACAAGGCACGGTGTGTAGGATTCCAGTGTTGTAAATTCTGA
- the LOC111801877 gene encoding protein MICROTUBULE BINDING PROTEIN 2C-like isoform X4 produces MIYTKTPSRESLHRKKGRNIGHSVPTKNKKDHGNKDQGRDVDNNPDDDAFAVLSSSSLVSERDNEELTTLREQLEDLQKKLLEKDELLKSAEMSNDQMNSVYAKLDALNLQSVEKDSRIKSIHSQLSDAKIKLADKQAALEKMQWEVMTSNSKIEELQEELMSSQGDVSSFMLLLEGLTKNDCNEGTEDYSLSLHLPESCPYIDDMDDLEMQKMEEASQAYVAAVAAAKARQDEESIAAAATARSCLQSFVFRTKVSDVY; encoded by the exons ATGATTTACACGAAGACGCCTTCTAGAGAATCATTGCACAGGAAA AAAGGTAGGAATATTGGCCATTCTGTTCCGaccaagaataaaaaagatcATGGCAACAAGGACCAAGGTCGCGACGTTGATAATAATCCAGATGATGATGCCTTTGCAGTGTTGTCCTCAAGTTCATTGGTCTCTGAAAGAGACAACGAAGAGCTAACCACATTGAGAGAACAATTGGAGGATCTGCAAAAGAAATTGCTTGAAAAGGATGAACTTCTAAAATCAGCAGAGATGTCAAATGACCAGATGAACAGTGTTTATGCAAAGCTTGATGCTTTGAATCTCCAGTCTGTAGAGAAGGATTCTAGGATAAAGTCTATTCATTCCCAACTTTCAGATGCAAAG ATTAAGCTTGCTGATAAGCAAGCTGCCTTGGAGAAGATGCAATGGGAGGTAATGACATCGAATTCAAAAATAGAAGAACTTCAAGAAGAGCTAATGTCCTCGCAAGGAGACGTTTCATCGTTTATGCTGTTACTTGAGGGCTTGACGAAGAATGATTGCAATGAAGGCACGGAGGATTATAGTCTTTCGTTGCATCTCCCGGAGAGCTGCCCTTATATT GATGATATGGACGACCTGGAAATgcagaaaatggaagaagcaAGCCAAGCTTATGtagctgctgttgctgctgcaaAGGCAAGGCAAGATGAAGAATCTATTGCTGCTGCTGCAACTGCAAGATCATGTCTTCAGTCATTCGTTTTCAGGACTAAAGTTTCAGACGTTTATTAG
- the LOC111801877 gene encoding protein MICROTUBULE BINDING PROTEIN 2C-like isoform X1 — MFEPQHFVDLQDNNAFADNQSWLSGDHNSSPTPLLSLSSLSSASISTSATTAGGANGNVDRELYNNLVEMVPLVQSLIDRKASSSFSKRGSMIYTKTPSRESLHRKKGRNIGHSVPTKNKKDHGNKDQGRDVDNNPDDDAFAVLSSSSLVSERDNEELTTLREQLEDLQKKLLEKDELLKSAEMSNDQMNSVYAKLDALNLQSVEKDSRIKSIHSQLSDAKIKLADKQAALEKMQWEVMTSNSKIEELQEELMSSQGDVSSFMLLLEGLTKNDCNEGTEDYSLSLHLPESCPYIDDMDDLEMQKMEEASQAYVAAVAAAKARQDEESIAAAATARSCLQSFVFRTKVSDVY, encoded by the exons ATGTTTGAGCCCCAACATTTCGTCGATTTGCAAGATAACAATGCTTTCGCCGATAATCAATCATGGCTTTCCGGCGACCACAACTCGTCCCCGACTCCGCTCCTCAGTCTCTCTTCACTCTCCAGTGCATCGATTTCAACTTCGGCAACTACTGCTGGTGGCGCTAATGGAAATGTTGATCGCGAACTCTACAACAATCTCGTCGAGATGGTGCCTCTCGTTCAGTCTCTCATT GATCGGAAAGCGAGCAGTTCATTCTCGAAGCGGGGTTCCATGATTTACACGAAGACGCCTTCTAGAGAATCATTGCACAGGAAA AAAGGTAGGAATATTGGCCATTCTGTTCCGaccaagaataaaaaagatcATGGCAACAAGGACCAAGGTCGCGACGTTGATAATAATCCAGATGATGATGCCTTTGCAGTGTTGTCCTCAAGTTCATTGGTCTCTGAAAGAGACAACGAAGAGCTAACCACATTGAGAGAACAATTGGAGGATCTGCAAAAGAAATTGCTTGAAAAGGATGAACTTCTAAAATCAGCAGAGATGTCAAATGACCAGATGAACAGTGTTTATGCAAAGCTTGATGCTTTGAATCTCCAGTCTGTAGAGAAGGATTCTAGGATAAAGTCTATTCATTCCCAACTTTCAGATGCAAAG ATTAAGCTTGCTGATAAGCAAGCTGCCTTGGAGAAGATGCAATGGGAGGTAATGACATCGAATTCAAAAATAGAAGAACTTCAAGAAGAGCTAATGTCCTCGCAAGGAGACGTTTCATCGTTTATGCTGTTACTTGAGGGCTTGACGAAGAATGATTGCAATGAAGGCACGGAGGATTATAGTCTTTCGTTGCATCTCCCGGAGAGCTGCCCTTATATT GATGATATGGACGACCTGGAAATgcagaaaatggaagaagcaAGCCAAGCTTATGtagctgctgttgctgctgcaaAGGCAAGGCAAGATGAAGAATCTATTGCTGCTGCTGCAACTGCAAGATCATGTCTTCAGTCATTCGTTTTCAGGACTAAAGTTTCAGACGTTTATTAG
- the LOC111801877 gene encoding protein MICROTUBULE BINDING PROTEIN 2C-like isoform X2, with amino-acid sequence MFEPQHFVDLQDNNAFADNQSWLSGDHNSSPTPLLSLSSLSSASISTSATTAGGANGNVDRELYNNLVEMVPLVQSLIDRKASSSFSKRGSMIYTKTPSRESLHRKKVLSSSSLVSERDNEELTTLREQLEDLQKKLLEKDELLKSAEMSNDQMNSVYAKLDALNLQSVEKDSRIKSIHSQLSDAKIKLADKQAALEKMQWEVMTSNSKIEELQEELMSSQGDVSSFMLLLEGLTKNDCNEGTEDYSLSLHLPESCPYIDDMDDLEMQKMEEASQAYVAAVAAAKARQDEESIAAAATARSCLQSFVFRTKVSDVY; translated from the exons ATGTTTGAGCCCCAACATTTCGTCGATTTGCAAGATAACAATGCTTTCGCCGATAATCAATCATGGCTTTCCGGCGACCACAACTCGTCCCCGACTCCGCTCCTCAGTCTCTCTTCACTCTCCAGTGCATCGATTTCAACTTCGGCAACTACTGCTGGTGGCGCTAATGGAAATGTTGATCGCGAACTCTACAACAATCTCGTCGAGATGGTGCCTCTCGTTCAGTCTCTCATT GATCGGAAAGCGAGCAGTTCATTCTCGAAGCGGGGTTCCATGATTTACACGAAGACGCCTTCTAGAGAATCATTGCACAGGAAA AAAG TGTTGTCCTCAAGTTCATTGGTCTCTGAAAGAGACAACGAAGAGCTAACCACATTGAGAGAACAATTGGAGGATCTGCAAAAGAAATTGCTTGAAAAGGATGAACTTCTAAAATCAGCAGAGATGTCAAATGACCAGATGAACAGTGTTTATGCAAAGCTTGATGCTTTGAATCTCCAGTCTGTAGAGAAGGATTCTAGGATAAAGTCTATTCATTCCCAACTTTCAGATGCAAAG ATTAAGCTTGCTGATAAGCAAGCTGCCTTGGAGAAGATGCAATGGGAGGTAATGACATCGAATTCAAAAATAGAAGAACTTCAAGAAGAGCTAATGTCCTCGCAAGGAGACGTTTCATCGTTTATGCTGTTACTTGAGGGCTTGACGAAGAATGATTGCAATGAAGGCACGGAGGATTATAGTCTTTCGTTGCATCTCCCGGAGAGCTGCCCTTATATT GATGATATGGACGACCTGGAAATgcagaaaatggaagaagcaAGCCAAGCTTATGtagctgctgttgctgctgcaaAGGCAAGGCAAGATGAAGAATCTATTGCTGCTGCTGCAACTGCAAGATCATGTCTTCAGTCATTCGTTTTCAGGACTAAAGTTTCAGACGTTTATTAG
- the LOC111801877 gene encoding protein MICROTUBULE BINDING PROTEIN 2C-like isoform X3 produces the protein MGTGGLLGKKLIHPLHISVFGEGVVMVENDRKASSSFSKRGSMIYTKTPSRESLHRKKGRNIGHSVPTKNKKDHGNKDQGRDVDNNPDDDAFAVLSSSSLVSERDNEELTTLREQLEDLQKKLLEKDELLKSAEMSNDQMNSVYAKLDALNLQSVEKDSRIKSIHSQLSDAKIKLADKQAALEKMQWEVMTSNSKIEELQEELMSSQGDVSSFMLLLEGLTKNDCNEGTEDYSLSLHLPESCPYIDDMDDLEMQKMEEASQAYVAAVAAAKARQDEESIAAAATARSCLQSFVFRTKVSDVY, from the exons ATGGGAACCGGGGGATTGTTaggaaagaaattaattcACCCACTCCATATTTCTGTGTTTGGGGAAGGCGTCGTCATGGTTGAAAAC GATCGGAAAGCGAGCAGTTCATTCTCGAAGCGGGGTTCCATGATTTACACGAAGACGCCTTCTAGAGAATCATTGCACAGGAAA AAAGGTAGGAATATTGGCCATTCTGTTCCGaccaagaataaaaaagatcATGGCAACAAGGACCAAGGTCGCGACGTTGATAATAATCCAGATGATGATGCCTTTGCAGTGTTGTCCTCAAGTTCATTGGTCTCTGAAAGAGACAACGAAGAGCTAACCACATTGAGAGAACAATTGGAGGATCTGCAAAAGAAATTGCTTGAAAAGGATGAACTTCTAAAATCAGCAGAGATGTCAAATGACCAGATGAACAGTGTTTATGCAAAGCTTGATGCTTTGAATCTCCAGTCTGTAGAGAAGGATTCTAGGATAAAGTCTATTCATTCCCAACTTTCAGATGCAAAG ATTAAGCTTGCTGATAAGCAAGCTGCCTTGGAGAAGATGCAATGGGAGGTAATGACATCGAATTCAAAAATAGAAGAACTTCAAGAAGAGCTAATGTCCTCGCAAGGAGACGTTTCATCGTTTATGCTGTTACTTGAGGGCTTGACGAAGAATGATTGCAATGAAGGCACGGAGGATTATAGTCTTTCGTTGCATCTCCCGGAGAGCTGCCCTTATATT GATGATATGGACGACCTGGAAATgcagaaaatggaagaagcaAGCCAAGCTTATGtagctgctgttgctgctgcaaAGGCAAGGCAAGATGAAGAATCTATTGCTGCTGCTGCAACTGCAAGATCATGTCTTCAGTCATTCGTTTTCAGGACTAAAGTTTCAGACGTTTATTAG